The stretch of DNA GACGGCGGGCTCCGCGTCGCCGTGACCGCCGCGCCGCACAAAGGGCAGGCCAACCAGGCCGTGATCGAGGCCTTGGCTGAGTATTTCCGGGTCCCGCGCTCACGAGTGCGCATCCTCCTGGGACGCACGGCTCGGCGGAAGGTCGTGGAGATCGAAGGGGGGAGCGGGTGATGGCGAAGCATCGCGGCGAAGGGTGGTGGCGAACGGTGACGTCGCCCAGAACCTGCTTTCCGCCGGCGCGTCACCGGCTCCCGATTATCGCAGCTGTGCCTGCAGCGTACTGACCATAGACGTCTACCGCGGCGCGTTACATCTCGGCGCGTACGTTGTGCGTCTCTCAGGCGGTGAGCTTACGCAGGGCCCCTTCCGATCAACGACCGACACGATAATACTCTGATCCGACCCCAGGCCCAAGTTCTGTTTGGCGTCATCGCGTCCGAAGGTCTGCGACCATCCTTCCGCAGGACGCTCGCAAACTTACACCGATCAATAACCAGCGACATCGAGGACAGCCTTCGCAAACGCCTGCGGAGCCTCCTGAGGCACATTGTGACCGATGCCGTTAAAGATTCGGTGCGAATATTTGCCCGAGAATTTCTTCCGATAGGGTGAGCCGTCCGCGGCCGGCCCATCGAAATCACTAGCGATAGTGATCGTCGGTACGGTGATAACGGGGCCCTTGAAAAGTTTCTGTTCCAGATCGTCGTATCGTGGCTCGCCTTTCGCCAGGCTCAGCCGCCAGCGGTAATTGTGGATGACGATCGCGACGTGATCCGGGTTGTTGAAGGAAGCTGCCGTGCGCTCGAATGTAGCATCATCGAAGTCCCATTTCGGCGATACGTTCTTCCAGATCAGCTTGTTAAAATCGTGCCGGTATTCATTGTAGCCGAGCTTGCCGCGTTCTGTGGAAAAATAATACTGGTACCACCATCCCAATTCAGCTTTTGGCGGCAACGGCTGCAAGTTCGCTTTAAGACTAGTAATCAGATAGCCGCTCACGGAGACGAGCGCCCTGCAGCGCTCGGGCCAGAGCGCCGCCATGACGTCGGCCGTCCGCGCGCCAATATCAAAACCGGCGATGATCGCCTTCTGGAGCTTGAGCGCATCCATGAGAGCGATAACATCGAGAGCGCATGCCGATTGCTGGCCGTTGCGGAACGTTTCACTGGAAAGAAAGCGCGTCGTGCCATAGCCGCGCTGATACGGGACGATCACCCTGTAGCCCGCCGATGCCAACAAAGGGGCGGCATCGACGTAGCTGTGAATGTCGTAGGGCCACCCGTGCAGAAGGATGACCGTAGGGCCATGGGCAGGGCCAGCTTCAGCGTATCCAACGTTCAGAAGGCCGGCATCGATCTGCTTCAGTGAGCCGAACGACGTGTGCGTCCCCCGCTTAATGGGGGGCATCTTGCTGGATTGCGCATTCGCAAAGCCGATTATGCCGACCTCGGCGGCCGCGATCGTCACGGCCGTGTTGAGCAAAAAACGGCGGCGATCCTGTTTGGATTCTCCAGACATTGATCCCCCCTACCCCCCTTTTGCCGGACGTGTCCGCCTAGTTGTGGAACGGACGAGTGGATCAGCCGAACGTGAGTACAAACGCCTCCACGCCGGAATCCAGAAACTCGATCTCGAACTGTCGATCAGCGATGGGCTTCGGTTGTCGGATCAG from bacterium encodes:
- a CDS encoding alpha/beta hydrolase — protein: MSGESKQDRRRFLLNTAVTIAAAEVGIIGFANAQSSKMPPIKRGTHTSFGSLKQIDAGLLNVGYAEAGPAHGPTVILLHGWPYDIHSYVDAAPLLASAGYRVIVPYQRGYGTTRFLSSETFRNGQQSACALDVIALMDALKLQKAIIAGFDIGARTADVMAALWPERCRALVSVSGYLITSLKANLQPLPPKAELGWWYQYYFSTERGKLGYNEYRHDFNKLIWKNVSPKWDFDDATFERTAASFNNPDHVAIVIHNYRWRLSLAKGEPRYDDLEQKLFKGPVITVPTITIASDFDGPAADGSPYRKKFSGKYSHRIFNGIGHNVPQEAPQAFAKAVLDVAGY
- a CDS encoding DUF167 domain-containing protein, producing the protein MVKIRVHVVANARRASVEPLEDGGLRVAVTAAPHKGQANQAVIEALAEYFRVPRSRVRILLGRTARRKVVEIEGGSG